In Pelodiscus sinensis isolate JC-2024 chromosome 2, ASM4963464v1, whole genome shotgun sequence, the following proteins share a genomic window:
- the ZDHHC3 gene encoding palmitoyltransferase ZDHHC3 isoform X1, whose product MMITPIHRFRDIERKPEYLQPDKCVPPPSNSSLGTMWFIRDGCGIACAVVTWMLVFYADFVVLLVMLVPSRDYIYSMINGILFNILAFLALASHFRAMLTDPGAVPKGNATKEFIESLQLKPGQVVYKCPKCCSIKPDRAHHCSVCKRCIRKMDHHCPWVNNCVGENNQKYFVLFTMYIALISMHALIMVGFHFLYCFEEDWTKCSSFSPPTTVILLILLCFEALLFLIFTSVMFGTQVHSICTDETGIERLKNQTPTWEKVSRWEGMKLAFGGNFSLSWFNPFSGLTCKKAPPSGVAAVGPPEIVSEEALEQFLEQEAGVEVLNE is encoded by the exons ATGATGATTACTCCAATACACCGCTTCAGAGATATTGAGAGGAAACCTGAATACCTCCAGCCAGACAAGTGTGTTCCACCTCCTAGCAATAGTTCCTTGGGAACAATGTGGTTTATTCGAGACGGCTGTGGTATCGCTTGTGCTGTTGTTACCTGGATGCTTGTCTTCTATGCAGACTTTGTAGTCCTTCTTGTTATGTTAGTTCCGTCAAGAGATTATATTTATAGTATGATCAATGGGATATTATTCAACATATTGGCTTTCTTGGCTTTGGCTTCACATTTTCGAGCTATGCTAACAGATCCA GGTGCTGTGCCTAAAGGTAATGCCACAAAAGAGTTTATTGAGAGTTTACAGCTGAAGCCAGGACAGGTGGTTTATAAGTGTCCAAAATGCTGTAGCATCAAACCAGACAGAGCACATCACTGCAG tgtttgcaaGAGATGTATTAGGAAAATGGATCATCACTGTCCATGGGTTAATAACTGTGTAGGAGAGAATAACCAGAAGTACTTCGTACTGTTTACA ATGTATATAGCACTAATTTCCATGCATGCCCTAATCATGGTGGGATTTCATTTCCTGTATTGCTTTGAAGAAGACTGGACAA AATGCAGCTCCTTCTCTCCACCAACTACAGTGATCCTTCTTATCCTCTTgtgttttgaagctctcttgtttCTCATCTTCACATCTGTAATGTTTGGGACCCAGGTGCACTCCATCTGCACTGATGAAACG GGTATCGAGCGCCTTAAGAATCAGACGCCTACTTGGGAAAAAGTCAGCAGGTGGGAAGGAATGAAACTGGCTTTTGGTGGAAATTTCTCCCTGAGCTGGTTCAATCCTTTTTCAGGCCTGACTTGCAAAAAGGCTCCACCATCTGGGGTGGCCGCAGTTGGTCCACCTGAAATAGTGAGTGAAGAGGCTCTTGAGCAGTTCTTGGAACAAGAGGCTGGTGTTGAAGTGTTAAATGAGTAA
- the ZDHHC3 gene encoding palmitoyltransferase ZDHHC3 isoform X2, with product MMITPIHRFRDIERKPEYLQPDKCVPPPSNSSLGTMWFIRDGCGIACAVVTWMLVFYADFVVLLVMLVPSRDYIYSMINGILFNILAFLALASHFRAMLTDPGAVPKGNATKEFIESLQLKPGQVVYKCPKCCSIKPDRAHHCSVCKRCIRKMDHHCPWVNNCVGENNQKYFVLFTMYIALISMHALIMVGFHFLYCFEEDWTKCSSFSPPTTVILLILLCFEALLFLIFTSVMFGTQVHSICTDETGIEQLKKEERRWAKKTKWMNMKAVFGHPFSIAWLSPFATPDQGKADPYQYVV from the exons ATGATGATTACTCCAATACACCGCTTCAGAGATATTGAGAGGAAACCTGAATACCTCCAGCCAGACAAGTGTGTTCCACCTCCTAGCAATAGTTCCTTGGGAACAATGTGGTTTATTCGAGACGGCTGTGGTATCGCTTGTGCTGTTGTTACCTGGATGCTTGTCTTCTATGCAGACTTTGTAGTCCTTCTTGTTATGTTAGTTCCGTCAAGAGATTATATTTATAGTATGATCAATGGGATATTATTCAACATATTGGCTTTCTTGGCTTTGGCTTCACATTTTCGAGCTATGCTAACAGATCCA GGTGCTGTGCCTAAAGGTAATGCCACAAAAGAGTTTATTGAGAGTTTACAGCTGAAGCCAGGACAGGTGGTTTATAAGTGTCCAAAATGCTGTAGCATCAAACCAGACAGAGCACATCACTGCAG tgtttgcaaGAGATGTATTAGGAAAATGGATCATCACTGTCCATGGGTTAATAACTGTGTAGGAGAGAATAACCAGAAGTACTTCGTACTGTTTACA ATGTATATAGCACTAATTTCCATGCATGCCCTAATCATGGTGGGATTTCATTTCCTGTATTGCTTTGAAGAAGACTGGACAA AATGCAGCTCCTTCTCTCCACCAACTACAGTGATCCTTCTTATCCTCTTgtgttttgaagctctcttgtttCTCATCTTCACATCTGTAATGTTTGGGACCCAGGTGCACTCCATCTGCACTGATGAAACG GGAATAGAACAATtgaaaaaggaagagagaagatgGGCTAAAAAAACAAAATGGATGAACATGAAAGCAGTATTTGGCCATCCGTTCTCTATAGCATGGCTTAGCCCATTCGCTACTCCAGACCAAGGAAAGGCAGACCCATACCAGTATGTGGTCTGA